The following proteins are co-located in the Verrucomicrobiia bacterium genome:
- a CDS encoding efflux transporter outer membrane subunit, producing the protein MRGATWWRAMAGAGAGFLLAGCAVGPDYRRPEVELPATHRGAGGEQLAAVPGELGELPWWELFEDPVLEGYLREALENNWDVRIAAARVLEAAASLRGVQSGWYPTVAAGGDWTTARTSRRGPAGLPDSADAVREYGSAFVSMPGYELDLWGRLRRATEAARARLLAVRENQSVVRQTLVAEVASRYLTLGELDEELEIALRTLEVRQSSLTLTLSREEGGVASLQDVHQAEVLVAAARAVVSDIRRAIEQAEHALSFLLGRAPGPVARGSRTAALPLGRLAIPAGLPSELLERRPDIRAAEQGLVGANADVGQARAAYYPQVVLTGVYGQQSVALSTLFEGPARFWQFGPSVTVPVFTGGRLRSASRAALARYEAALSEYQQTVQNAFREVSDGLVACARQREIREALEARAEANRRSAELARVRYEGGVTGYLEVLYSDQELFDAELALARARLAEQLALIGLYRALGGGWHLPEGTADVRR; encoded by the coding sequence ATGCGCGGCGCGACGTGGTGGCGGGCGATGGCCGGGGCGGGCGCGGGATTTCTGTTGGCGGGCTGCGCGGTGGGGCCGGATTACCGGCGTCCTGAGGTCGAATTGCCGGCGACGCATCGCGGTGCGGGGGGAGAACAGTTGGCCGCGGTTCCCGGGGAACTGGGGGAACTGCCGTGGTGGGAGTTGTTCGAGGATCCGGTGCTCGAGGGGTATCTGCGTGAGGCGCTGGAGAACAACTGGGATGTCCGGATCGCCGCGGCGCGGGTGCTCGAGGCCGCAGCCTCACTGCGTGGGGTGCAATCGGGCTGGTATCCGACGGTGGCGGCGGGGGGCGACTGGACCACCGCCCGCACGTCGCGCAGGGGGCCGGCCGGGCTGCCGGACAGCGCGGATGCGGTGCGGGAATACGGGAGTGCGTTCGTGTCGATGCCGGGATATGAGCTGGACCTGTGGGGGAGATTGCGGCGGGCGACCGAAGCGGCGCGGGCGCGGTTGCTGGCGGTGCGGGAGAACCAGTCGGTGGTGCGACAGACGCTGGTGGCGGAGGTGGCCTCGAGGTACCTGACGCTGGGGGAATTGGATGAGGAACTGGAGATTGCGCTCCGCACGCTGGAGGTGCGGCAGTCCTCGCTGACGCTGACGTTGTCGCGGGAGGAGGGGGGTGTGGCCTCGTTGCAGGATGTCCATCAGGCGGAAGTCCTGGTGGCGGCGGCGCGTGCGGTGGTAAGCGACATCCGACGGGCCATCGAGCAGGCCGAGCATGCGCTGTCGTTCCTGCTCGGACGGGCGCCGGGTCCGGTGGCACGGGGGTCGAGGACGGCGGCGTTGCCGTTGGGACGGCTTGCCATTCCGGCGGGACTGCCGTCGGAGCTGCTGGAGCGGCGGCCGGACATCCGGGCAGCGGAACAGGGGTTGGTGGGGGCCAATGCGGACGTGGGCCAGGCGAGGGCGGCGTATTATCCGCAGGTTGTGCTGACCGGCGTGTATGGGCAGCAGTCGGTGGCCCTGAGCACCTTGTTCGAGGGGCCGGCGCGATTCTGGCAGTTTGGGCCGTCGGTCACGGTGCCGGTGTTCACCGGGGGGCGGCTTCGCAGCGCGTCCCGGGCGGCGCTGGCCCGGTACGAGGCGGCATTGTCGGAGTACCAGCAGACGGTGCAGAACGCGTTTCGGGAGGTGTCCGACGGCCTGGTGGCGTGTGCCCGGCAGCGGGAGATTCGCGAGGCGCTGGAGGCGCGGGCGGAGGCGAACCGGCGATCGGCGGAACTGGCGCGGGTGCGGTATGAAGGCGGGGTGACCGGATACCTCGAAGTGTTGTACAGCGATCAGGAGTTGTTCGATGCGGAGCTGGCACTGGCCCGGGCGCGACTGGCGGAGCAACTGGCCCTGATTGGATTGTACCGGGCCCTTGGGGGCGGGTGGCACCTGCCGGAGGGGACGGCGGATGTGCGGCGATGA